CTGCCCGAGCGGTGGCAGCTCGTCCTGTGGCACACGGGAGTAGAGGGGGCCCGGCCCGCCGCGGTCGCCCCCCTGCTGGGCCTGACGACCAACGGGGTCGTCGCGCTGGCCTACATGGCCAGGGAAGGCTGGCGCCAGGCCTACCTGCGGATCCATCTTGAAGGGCTTCCCCGGAGAGGATGCCTCCCGGTGCTGGACAAGATGGCCGCCTACGCGCGGGGCGGCCTGACCAGGGAGGACGGCCAGGATCTGGACGAGCACATGGACGGCTGTGCCGACTGCCACAACGCCTTCCTGGAGCTCGTCGACGCCAACCAGGAGCTACGCGTCATCGTCGGTCCCCTCATCGCAGGCCCCGCGCTCACCGGTTATCTCGCGGGACTGGACAGGGCGGCCACGGCCGGCACGGGTGGGCTGTTCAACTGGTGGCGCCAGGCGCCCCAACCTCGTCGGCAGGCCCTCGTGACCGGTGCGGCGGTCGGCGCGGTCGTCCTGGCGGCCGCCCTCGTCCTGATCACGGCCCAGGAGATGCCGGCCACACCGGCTGCGCCGACCGCGCCGAGCGTGCCGAGTGCACCGACCGCGCCGGCCGCGCCGGCCGCGCCGAGCGTGCCGAGCGCGCCGAGCAGGCCGAGCGCACCGACCACGTCGACCGCGCCGGCCAGGTCGAGCAGGCCGAGCGCACCGACCGTGCCGACCGTGCAGGGCGCGTCGGATCCGGGGGCGGCGCCGATCGCCGCCGCCCTCGACCCCTCGTCACAGGATCCGCCGTCCCCGTATGCGGAGCCGGGACGGCCGCACAGGCCTCAGACCGTCGCGCCGATCCTCCGCCAGAGACAGAGCCCGGTGCCCGCGCCGCGCCTGATCGCCAGAATCGCCGCGCTCGGCGCGCTGGTCCGCTCCGAGGCTGGCATCGTCGCGGTACGGCTGCGCAATGCCGGGGACGGGGAGAGCGGGGAACTCGTCGCCGATGTCGACCTCCCGGACGGGGTGACGGTGCCCGCTGCGGCACACCGGGGGTGGGCGGTCGCCGAGGTCAAGCCGGTCGGCACGGTCGACGGCTGGGCATGCCGCGCCGGTACCGGAGGTGCGCGGTGCTCCCGGAGACCGCTGGCAGCCGGCCGGGCCACGGCGATCTTCCTCCGCGTCCTCGTCTCCCCGACAGCGGCTGAGGGGGCGGCGCCCTCGGTCCGTGTCTCCAGCGCGGGGGGTGGGGTGACGGCCAGGTCACGGACGGGGGTCCGGGCCGTCGGGGCTCCCGCCCGGTTCGCCACCGACGGACAAGTGATCACCGCCGCGATCGGGAACACCCTCCTGGACTGCGGGTCCACCGACCCCGCGTGTCAGGCCGCCCGGGCCCGCGAGGGCGACCGCCGCGACAACGACCTGTGGGAGATGAGCCCCCTCGACCAAGACCGGGATGCGTCGACGAGGAGTTCGAGCGCGGCACGGCTGACCCTGCCGAGGACGAGCAAAGTCGTCTGGGCCGGACTCTACTGGTCGGCCAGCGCGCCCGCCGACGGGCTGATCAGGTTCAAGGCGCCGGGAGATCAGGAATACCGGCAGGTGAAGGCTGAACGGGTGGTGGAGAGGGAACTGCCCGTCGGCGTGGGGTACCAGGCGTTCGCCGACGTGACGCGGCTGATGAGCACGCTCCACGGGACCTACTGGGCGGCTGACGCCTCGCTGACGCCCGGCCTCTCCCGGCACGCCGGATGGAGTCTGGTGGTCATCGCGGCCGATCCGCACCAGCCGTACAGCCATGCCGTCGTCGTCGACACCGTCACCGTGGTGGACCGCGAGCGCGGACCGGCGTGGATCCCCCTCGACGGGCTGACGCCCACCGCCGCACCCGCACGGATACACCTGGTGACCTGGGAGGGCGACGCCGCCGAGCGGGGGGACCAGGTCACACTCGGCGGCCACCCGCTCCGGCCGAGCGGCGGCGACCGGGACGCGGGCAACCCCTTTGACGGGTCCGCGGCAGGAGCGGAGGGCATGGGCATGACCTTCGGCACAGATGTGGACGATTTCCAGGCCGCCCTGGGCCGCGATCCGGTCCTCAAGGTGAGCACCGACCAGGACGTCCTGCTTTTCGGGGTGGCGGCGGTGCGGGTCGTGGCCCGTCTGTGAGTGGGATGTCGGTAAAGGCCCGGGGCCGGTACGGTCAAACCGTACGGCTTCAAGAACGGGACGAACTGGTACGGTCTGCGTGAACACTCCGGCGTATGGTCAGGCGCAGGTCGAATCGTCGGGATTCACCCTCGGACGATCAGTTGCTTGATTACCCTGAGGAAGGGCCGTCTGGCTGGTCTCTCAGGGGTCTTTCAGGCTTGTCTGAGCCGAAGGGGCGGGCCACGTAGGAAGGGCGGTGTCGCGTGGATCGCTGCGCGCTGTTCGTGGACGCAGGCTACCTGCTGGCCGACGGCGCGATGGCCGTACATGGGACTCGCCATCGTGAGGCGGTCTCCTGGGACTACCCGGGGTTGCTCAAACTGCTCAGCAACCTGTCCAAGGAGCGCACCGGGCTGCCGCTGCTGCGCTGCTACTGGTACGAGGCGAGTGTCGAGGGCCGCCGCACCGCCGAGCACGACGCGCTCGCCGACATCCCCGGTCTCAAGCTCAGGCTGTCACGCATCCGTCCGGGACGCCGCGAGGGGGTGGACGCCCAGGTCCACCGCGACCTCATGACGCTGGCCCGCAACAGCGCGGTCTGCGACGCGGTGGTGGTCAGTGGCGACGAGGACCTGGCACAGGTCGTCTGCGACGCCCAGGACCTCGGTATCCGCGTCACCGTCGTGCACATCGCCGCCGACGGCAGCTGGGCGGTGTCCCGTTCGCTCCGTCAGGAATGTGACGACCTGATCGAGATCGGCGGCGGCCACCTGCGCCCGTACGTCAGCCTGACCGGCGGGGCCGTGGACACGCCTCCCTCGGGCAACGGCCATCAGCCGACCGGCAACGGCCAGGTCGTGGCTTCTCCCGCCGTCAGCAACAATGGCGCCTCACACGTCGCCCCGCAGGCTCTGCGCGTCAATCCCGCGCCTTCCCAGCCTGCTCTGCCGTCCTATCCGAGCTACAACCACGAGCCCCCACCGGCACCGGCCCCGCAGCAACAGGCCCCGGCTCCGCAGCAGGCACCGGCTCCGCCACCCCCGACCCCCAACGGCCCGACCGGCCCGCTGCCGGCCACCCCGCAGTACACCCCGGGCAACACCGGCAGCATGCCCAGCTACCAGCCCGGCCAGCTCGGCGTCTACACCGGTCCACAGGCGGCTCCCGTGCCGGTTCAGAGCATGTCCAACAGCAGCACGACCACGCTCTCCGACGCCGTGAAGGCCGCTCACAAGGAGGGCTACGACTTCGGTGAGTCCGTTGCCAAGGACGCTCCCGCCCTGTGGCTGGAGGCCGTGCTCGCCCGTAAACCCCGCATGCCCTCCGATCTGGAGGCCCGCCTTCTCCAGGGCTCCTCTCTGCCGATCGACTTCCTCCTCCATGACGAGGTCCGCCACGCCCTCCGTCGAGGCTTCTGGGACGCCCTGGAGCGCGCTCGACGCTAGGTTGCCGCGCGGTCTGGCGGTCTCCGGGCCGGGACGGTGGGTGGGCGTCTCTGCGGGCTGGTCGGTGCTGCGGGTGTTCCGAGCTGTCGGTGTTCGCGCTGTGGATGTTCCGGGGTTTCGGTGTCCGTGCTGCGGGTGTTCCGGGGTTTTCGCTGTTCGCGCTGCGGTGGGTGGGTGTTCCGGCCGGCCGTCGCAGTCGCCGTCCGGTGTTTCAGGCCTCCGGCCTGGCGGGCGCGGTGGTCGCGCTTTTTTACAAGCCGGCCGGAACACCCACCCACCTCCGCGCCACTCCGTCTCGCCGTACGGCGTGCGGGCCGTAGCCGCTTGCTCTCGGGCCGTCCATCGATCTCGCTGACGCTGAAGCAATCCGTACGGGGCCGTTCAGGGCCGGTCGCCGCCGCTGAAGCCTCACTTTCGAAAGGAGCGCAGGGCCGGGCACAGTAGGAGTCCCCTCCATTCAGGGCTGCTCGTCATCCACCTGCTGGTCGATCCACTCCTCCAAGCGGCGGATCTGGCTGGTCATGAGGTCGGGATCGCGGAAGGTGTCGGTGAGTAGCGAGATGCCCTGGTAAGCGGCCACCAGCCGCTCCCGCTTGCCCGGCCGGGCCGCGATCGGACCACTGCGGCCGCTCTTCGTTGAGTCAGTCATCTCACTTAAAGTGTGTAGACAACCAGATCCTCGACCGGCTAAGGTCCTTTCTGAGTCAGTTGACTAACTAACTCGATCGAGTGATCGAGGGTCTGCTGACACGAATGGAGCAAGTCATGATCGTGGTAACGGGAGCAACCGGGAACGTGGGACGCTCGCTGGTGCAGGCGCTGGCTACGGCCGGTGAGCGGGTGACGGCCGTTTCCCGAACGGCTTCTCAGGTGCCGCAGGGTGTGACGCACCGGCAGGTCGACCTGAGCGAACCCGAGAGCCTCAAGCCGGTGCTCGACGGGGCCGACGCGCTGTTCCTCCTGGTCGCCGGGCAGGACCCGCAGGGCATCCTCGAGGTCGCCAAGGCCGGTGGGGTCGGGCGGGTGGTCCTGTTGTCGTCCCAGGGCGCCGGGACCCGGCCCGAGGCCTACGCTCACCCCCGAGCCTTCGAAGACGCCCTCCAGCAGGCGAGTGCGGACTGGACGATCCTGCGACCGGGAGGCTTCCACTCCAACGCGTTCGCGTGGGCGCAGACCGTCCGCTCGCAACGGATGATCGCCACGCCGTTCGGCGACGTCGCCCTGCCGTCCATCGATCCCTCCGACATCGCAGAGGTCGCGGCCGCCGTCCTGCGCGAGGACACTCACGCCGGCCACACGTACGAACTCACCGGCCCGGCCCCGATCACCCCGCGCCAGCGGGCTGCGGTGATCGGCGAGGCGCTGGGAGCGCCGGTGCGGTTCGTCGAGCAGAGCCGGGCCGAAGCGCGGGCGCAGATGCTGCAGTTCATGCCCGAGCCGGTGGTGGAGGGCACCCTCGCCATCCTGGGCGAGCCGATGCCCGCCGAGCAGGAGGTCAGCCCGCACGTCGAGCAGATCCTCGGTCGCGCGCCCCGTACCTTCGCCGCATGGGCGGCGCGCAACATCGCGGCCTTCCGGTGAGCCGTCCAGAACCGACCGCCACCGCCTGGGCAAGGAGGCAAGAGCGCGATGTTGTCAGCCTCGGCGGAGGCATTCCTGTCCGAGCCGCACCTGGCCACGCTGACCACCTTCCGGCCTGACGGCTCACCACACGTGGTGGCCGTGCGCTTCACCTGGGACGGCCAGGCCGGGATGGCCAGGGTCATGACGGTCGCCTCCTCGCGCAAGGCCCGCAATCTCCTGGCCGCCCCGGGCGGTCGCGCCGCGCTCTGCCAGGTGGCGGGCTTCCGCTGGATCACGCTGGAAGGCACCGCCACCGTCTCAGACGATCTACGGCGGATGGCCGAAGGGGTGCGCCGCTACACCAGGCGCTACTCCTCGCCGCCGCCCGATCCGCCCGGCCGGGTCGTCATCGAGATCGCGGTGGACCGCGTGATGAACCTCAACAGCTGATTCACCTTCGACACAGAAAGTCCTGCCATGCCTATCCAGCACGTTCTCGACTCGACGATCTTCTACCGGGAGGTCGGCACCGGAGTGCCGATGGTCTTCCTGCACGGTAACCCGACCTCGTCGTACTTGTGGCGGCACATCCTGCCCGCCGTAGGAGAACCCGGCAGGCGTCTGGCACCGGACCTGATCGGAATGGGCGAGTCGGGCAAGCCGGACATCGCCTATACCTTCGACGACCATGCCCGCTACCTGGACGCCTGGTTCGACGCGCTCGAACTCGATGACGTCGTGCTGATCGGACACGACTGGGGCGGCGCCCTCGCCTTCGACTGGGCCGCCCGCCATCCCGCGCGGGTGCGCGGCGTCGCCTTCACCGAGACGATCGTGAAGCCGATGTCCTGGCAGGAGTTCCCCGAAGGGGGTCGCTCCCTGTTCGAGGCGATCAAAACACCCGGGGTGGGTGAGGCCATGATCCTGGACGAGAACGCGTTCATCGAACAGGCGCTGCCCGGCACCGTCGCCACTCGCCTCAGCGAGGAGGACCTCGAAACCTACCGCAGGCCCTACCCAACCCGGGACAGCCGCAGACCGCTGCTGCGATGGCCGCAGGCGATGCCCCTGGGCGGGGAACCGGCCGACGTGGTGGCCAGGATCGAGTTCTATGACGAGTGGCTGGCGGCCAGCACCGAGGTGCCCAAGCTGCTCCTCACCTTCGAGCCCGGTCCCGGGACGATGATGGGTCCCGCAATCATCGACTGGTGCGCCGCCAGCATCGCCGGCCTCGAAATCGACAGGCACCCGCTGACCGCCGGCCACCACACTCCCGAGGATCAGCCCGAGGTTATCGCCGCCTCCATCGCGGCCTGGGCGGACAAGCACGCCCTGCGCTCGTATGGCCAGACCTGACAGGAGATGAGTCCGATCAGGATGAGGACCGCGGACTTGACGGCCCTCTACCCGGATCGGAGCGGCCAGGAACGCCGTACCCGGCGCGGTGCACCGCGCCGGCGCCCGCTACCCCGGTATCCGGGCACGCAAGGCCTGGATGAACCAGTCGAGCACCGGCGCCAGACTTTCCGGGGCCGGCCAGCCGTTGATCACTGCGAGCAGTTGAAGGTACAGCTCCCTGCGAGGGTCGTTCACGGTCTCCAGCCGCGTCAACAGCCGGCGCCGAAGACCGACGTCGTCGGGGCGGCCGACGACGTGCGCGTATTGAGCCATGACCGCCGCGACGACCGGTTCCGCCTGGGGCGAGGCCGGATCGATGCCGGCTGCCAGGGCCGGGCTGGCCTGGTCACGGACCATTGCGGCAGCGTCGCGGCGCGGGCCCGTGGTGTTGCCCTGGGCATGCTCGGCCGCGTGCTGCTCAGCCATGCGCCGCATGCCGGAGCGAAAACCCGGGTCCTGGGAGAGTTCGGCCAACTCCACCCACGCCTCGACCTGCTCGGCCTCGGGGTTGTCGGGCAGTTCGGGGGTCATCGAGCGCATGACCCCTACGAATCCGGCGTCGGAGCCCAGTCCGCCGAAGGCGGTGTCGAGGAAATCGCCGACCAGACGTCGGCGTTCGTCCTCGGAGAGCTTGGCCAGCTTGTGCATGAGATCCATCTCCTCAGGGGTGGACCCGCGCTTGACCACCGCCGTCAGCACCGCGCGTCGCAGGCGCAGCGTTCGGATCTGCACCGCCAGTGCTTCGGCGTGCGCTGCGGCGACCTCGGGAAGCGAGATCTCCCGGTCCACGACCTTCCGGATCGTGGGGAGGTCCAGTCCCAGGTCGCGCAGCGTCCGCACGAGGTCCAAGCGTGCGACGGCGTCGATGCCGTAGAGGCGGTAGCCGGCCGGGCTGCGGTCGGTCGGCGGCACGATCCCGCAGTCGGAGTAGAACCGGATGGCTTTGACCGTCAGTCCGGTCCGCCGGGCCAGATCACCGATCGAGTAGAGCGTGTCGCCGTCCATGTCCTCACCCTCGCGCCTCCCCTTACGGGAGACTCAAGCCCATCCCCCTGCCAGCGGCAAGCCACTCCTCATCCACAAGCCTTGACGGTTCCTCCTCGCGGACGGCGACCCTGGCAAGCCTGAAGCCTCACTCGAGAGGATCTCTGCTTGCCGATCCTCTGGTCAGGGCGGTCCTGCCACATCTGGTTCATTCACGACGAGTGATTTGACCTCAAGCTAAGTAGAGGTACGAGACTGATGCCCCAGATGGAGAGATCCGATGCAGCAGGGAGTGTCAGGGTGCGCGTGATACGGGTGACACGGTTCGGGGGCCCCGATGTGCTGATGGCGGGAGAGGCGCCGGATCCGGTCGCAGGGCCGGGCCAGGTCGTCGTAGGTGTTTCGGTCGCGGAAATCAACTTCATCGAGACGCAGCTCCGGCGGGGGATCACCCCTGGCCCCCCGCTGCCGGAGCCACCGTACGTCCCCGGCGGCGGGGTGTCCGGCCAGGTGCTCTCGACGGGGGAGGGCGTGGATCCCGCCTGGGCCGGCCGGCGCGTCGTCACCTCTACGGCGACCGGCGGCGGTGGCAACGCGGAACGGGTTGTGGCCGCGGCTGAGGACCTCATCCCGGTGCCGGAGGGCTTGGGGCTGCCCGAGGCGGCGGCGCTGCTGCACGACGGCAGTACGGCGGCGGGGCTGTTCGAGGGCGCCGGGATCCGTCCTGGGGAGTGGGTGTTGGTCGAGGCGGCCGGCGGCGGCCTCGGCAGTCTGCTGGTGCAGCTCGCGCATTCAGCCGGCGCACGGGTCATCGGCGCCGCCCGTGGTGAGCAGAAACTGCGCCTTGCCCGGGAACTGGGTGCCGAGGCCGTCGTCGACTACTCCCATGCGGGCTGGGCAGAGCGCGTGCTGAAGGCGAGCGGGGGCAACGGGGCCGACGTGGTCTTCGACGGGGTGGGCGGGGAGATCGGCCGGGCGGCGTTCGAGGTGACGGCGCGTGGCGGGCGGTTCTCCGTCCACGGCGCCTCCAGCGGTGAGGCCACCGTGATCGCCTCGGAAGACGCGGAGCGGCAGGGCGTGACCGTGTTCGGGCTCGAACAGCTGATGGGATTCAGGGCCGGCACGCGACAGCGGGCCATGCGGATGCTGTCGGAGGCGGCGGCGGGCCGGATCAGGCCGGTCATCGGGCAGACGTTCCCGCTGGAGCACGCCGCCGACGCACACGCCGCGATAGAGGCGCGGGCCGTCACCGGCAAGACCCTCCTGACGGTTTGACCGTCGGCGCGCTCGACGCTCCGCGTTACCGGTGAGCTGAACCGGAGATCCGTTCATCCGCCTTACGGTGCCCGGCCCTGCGCTCCTTTCGAAAGTGAGGCTTCAGCGACGGCGACCGGCTCTGAACGGTCCCGTACGGATTGCTTCAGCGTCAGCGGGATCGCTGGGCGGCCGGAAAGGGAGCGGCTACGGTCCGCCTGCCGTACGGCGAGACGGAGTGGCGCGGAGGTGGGTGGGTGTTCCGGCCGGCTTATAAAAAAGCGCGACCACCGCGCCCGCCAGGCCGGAGGCCTGAAACACCGGACGGCAACTGCGACGGCCGGCCGGAACACCCACCCACCGCAGCGCGAACAGCGAAAACCCCGGAACACCCGCAGCGCGAACAGCGAAAACCCCGGAACACCCGCAGCGCGAACAGTGAAATACCTCCTCACCTGACCCGGGCCCGGCCAAGACCACGCCGGACCCGGGTCAGGTGAGCGCGTCGAAGCCCGCCCGGAGGTGGCTGAGTTGGTGGGAGAGGTCGGACAGCGGGCCGGAGAGGTTCGGGTCGTTGTTCTTGCGAACCAGTTCACTGACCCGGAGAAGCTCGTCCTCGACCGCGCTGAGCCGCCTGGACAGCTCGGGGAGCACGGCTGCCTGGTCGGCCGCCTCGCCCGGGGGAAGCTCGGAGCCGAGGCGGTCGCGGAGCATGGACGCCTGTTCGGTCAGGCGGCGGTTCATGTTGTAGAGCTCGACGAACACCGCGACCTTGGCCCGGAGCACCCAGGGGTCGAACGGCTTGGTGAGGTAGTCGACGGCACCGGCGGCGTAGCTGCGGAAGGCGTAGTCGGGAGCGCTGTCGATGACGGTCAGAAAGATGATCGGGATGTTGCGTGTGCGTTCGCGGCGCTTGATGTGGGATGCGGTCTCGAAACCATCCATACCGGGCATGCGCACATCCAGCAGGATCAGCGCGAACTCGGTGTTCAGCAGCGCTTTGAGCGCCTCCTCACCCGACCTGGCCCGGACGGGGATCAGGTCGAGGGAGCTGAGAATGGCCTCGAGCGCGATCAGGTTCTCCTCGCGGTCGTCGACCAGGAGGATTTTCGCTCGGTCCGGCATCATCACGCCCCTTCGTCGGAGTCGCTCGCTGCCTTACCCCGGGTGAGCCAGCCGCGCAGGCGTTCCAGCAGGCGGTCTACGTCCACGGGCTTGGGCACATAGTCGGAGGCGCCGGACGCGATGCTCTTCTCCCGGTCGCCCTGCATGACCTTAGCGGTAAGCGCAATGATCGGCAGGTCGGCGAACTGGGGCATCCGGCGGATCGCGGAGGTGGTGGCCCAGCCGTCCATCTCGGGCATCATGATGTCCATCAGGACCAGGGCGACGTCCTCGTTGCGTTCGAGTTGCTCGATGCCCTCACGGCCGTTCTCGGCGTAGACCACGGTCGAGCCGTACCGTTCGAGCACGCTGGTCAGTGCGAACACGTTACGGATGTCGTCGTCCACGATCAGGATTTTGGCTCCGGCGAGCGGGTCGTCGCCGCCCTTCCACGGCGGGCCCCCGTTCTGGGGGAAGACCGTGTCGGGCAGGTTCTCCGGCATCGCGAGCTCCGGCAGGTCGTCGGGCTCCTCCAGCACCCCGATGAGCGTCTGGCTGCGAGGCGAGGAGTTCGGCGCGGACGCCCCGCCGTCACGGGAGGCCAGCGGCCCGGCGTAGGACGGCGGCAGGTAGAGGGTGAAGGTGCTCCCCTGGCCGACCTCGCTGAGCACATGGATCTCGCCGCCGAGCAGACGGGCGATCTCGCGGCAGATGGACAGGCCCAGTCCGGTCCCGCCGTACTTGCGGCTGGTGGTGCCGTCCGCCTGGCGGAACGCCTCGAAGATGACCTCCAGCTTGTCGGCGGCGATGCCGATGCCGGTGTCGACCACCTCGAAGGCCAGGATGCCGTCGGCACCGCGCAGAGTGTCGTCCACGAAGGCCACGGAGCGCTGGGCGTGGATCACGCGCAGCCGCACCTCGCCCTTGGGGGTGAATTTGATCGCGTTGGAGAGCAGGTTGCGCAGCACCTGCTGGAGGCGCTGCTCGTCGGTACGGAGCTCCTGCGGGATCGAGGGGTCCACCTCGACCGCGAACGACAGGCCCTTGTCCTGGGCCAGTGGCGCGAAGGTGGCCTCGAAGTAGTCGACGAGCTTGGGCAGGGAGATCTGCTGGGGGTGGATGTCCATCCGCCCGGCCTCGACCTTGGACAGGTCGAGGATGTCGTTGATCAGCTGGAGCAGCGCGGAGCCGGCGCCGTGGATGGTCCTGGCGAACTCCACCTGCTGGAGGGTGAGGTTGCCCTCGGCGTTCTCGGTGAGCAGTTTGGCCAGCACCAGCAGGCTGTTCAGCGGGGTGCGCAGCTCGTGGGACATGTTGGCCAGGAACTCGGACTTGTAGCGCGAGGAGACCGCGAGCTGCTCGGCACGCTCCTCCAACGTACGGCGGGCCTGCTCGATCTGGAAGTTCTGGATCTCGATGGCCCGGTTCTGCTTCGCCAGCAGCGCCGCCTTGTCCTCCAGTTCGGCGTTGGAGCGACGGAGCTCCTCCTGCTGGCGCTGGAGCTCGTCGGAGCGTTCCTGCAGCTCGGTGGTGAGGCGCTGCGACTCGGTCAGCAGGTCCTCGGTCCGGGAGTTGGCGATGATCGTGTTCATCGTGACGCCGATGGTCTCGACGAGCTGGGTCATGAAGTCGTGGTGGACCTCGCCGAACTGACTGAACGAGGCCAGCTCCACGACGCCCAGGACCTGGGCCTCGAACAGGATGGGCACCACGACGATCTGGGCGGGGGCGGAGGAGCTGAGACCACTGTCCACGGTGAGGTATTTCGCGGGGACGCTCTCCAGGATGATCCGCTTGCCCTCGAAGGCGGCCTGCCCGACGATCCCCTCGCCGACCGCGAAGCGCTGACGGATCTTCGAGCCGGGGCGTGCGCCGTACCCGGCGATCAGGTAGAGGTCGTGGTCGCCGGCGGGCTCGGCCAGGTAGAAGGCACCGTAGTGGGCGGAGACCAGCGGGGTCAGTTCGCTCATGATGAGCTTGGCGACCTCCATCAGGTCACGATGGCCCTGCATGAGGCGGGAGATCCGCGCCAGGTTGGACTTCAGCCAGTCCTGTTCCTGGTTGGCGGTGGTGGTGTCGCGGAGCACGGATACCATCGTGTTGATGTTGTCCTTGAGCTCGCCGATCTCACCCCCGGCGTCGACGGTGATCGAGCGGGTCAGGTCGCCGCGGGCGACGGCGGTGGTGACCTCGGCGATCGCCCGGACCTGGGTGGTGAGGCGGCCCGCCAGCTCGTTGACGTTCTCGGTGAGGCGCTTCCAGATGCCCTCGGCGCCCTCCACCCGGGCCTGGCCGCCCAGTTTGCCTTCGGAGCCGACCTCGCGGGCGACGCGGGTGACCTCGGAGGCGAAGGAGGACAGCTGGTCGACCATGGTGTTGATGGTGGTCTTCAGGGCGAGGATCTCGCCCTGCGCGTTCACGTCGATCTTGCGGGTCAGGTTGCCGTTGGCGACGGCGGTGGTGACCTCGGCGATGTTGCGGACCTGGTAGGTCAGGTTGTTGGCCATGGAGTTGACGTTGTCGGTCAGGTCCTTCCAGACGCCGGAGACGCCTCGGACGCGGGCCTGGCCGCCGAGCTGGCCTTCGGTGCCGACCTCGCGGGCGACGCGGGTGACCTCGTCGGCGAACATCGACAGCTGGTCGACCATGGTGTTGAGGGTGTCCTTGAGCTGGAGGATCTCCCCCTGCGCGTCCGCTGTGATCTTCTTGGACAGGTTGCCCTGGGCCACCGCGGTGGACACGGCCGCGATCTGGCGGACCTGGGTGGTCAGGTTGTTGGCCATGACGTTGACGTTGTCGGTCAGGTCCTTCCAGGTGCCGGAGACGCCGCGCACCTGGGCCTGACCGCCGAGCTGGCCCTCGGAGCCGACCTCGCGGGCCACCCGGCTCACCTCGGAGGCGAAGGAGGACAGCTGGTCGACCATGGTGTTGATGGTGGTCTTCAGGGCGAGGATCTCGCCCTGCGCGTCCACGTCGATCTTGCGGGTCAGGTCGCCCGTGGCGACGGCGGTGGTGACCTCGGCGATGTTGCGGACCTGGTAGGTCAGGTTGTTGGCCATGGAGTTGACGTTGTCGGTCAGGTCCTTCCAGACGCCGGAGACGCCTCGGACGCGGGCCTGGCCGCCGAGCTGGCCTTCGGTGCCGACCTCGCGGGCGACGCGGGTGACCTCGTCGGCGAACATCGACAGCTGGTCGACCATGGTGTTGAGGGTGTCCTTGAGCTGGAGGATCTCCCCCTGCGCGTCCGCTGTGATCTTCTTGGACAGGTCGCCCTGGGCCACCGCCGTCGACACCGCCGCGATCGCCCGGACCTGGGTGGTCAGGTTGCTCGCCATGACGTTGACGTTGTCGGTCAGGTCCTTCCAGACGCCGGAGACCCCGCGCACCTGGGCCTGACCGCCGAGCTCGCCCTCGGTGCCGACCTCGCGGGCGACGCGGGTGACCTCCTCGGCGAACGCCGACAGCTGATCGACCATCGTGTTGACGGTGTTCTTCAGCTCGAACATCTCACCGACCGCGTCGACGGTGACCTTGCGGCTCAGGTCGCCCCGGGCGACCGCCGTGGTGACCAGCGCGATGTCGCGGACCTGCGCGGAGACGCGGCTGGACATGGTGTTCACGGCCTCGGTGAGGTCGCGCCAGCTCCCCGACATGCCCCGCACGTTCGCCCGGCCGCCCAGACGGCCCTCGGTGCCGACCTCGCGCGCCACCCGCGTCACCTCGGAGGTGAACAGGGAGAGCTGGTCGACCATGCCGTTGATCGCCTTGCCGAGGCGGCGCACCTCGCCCCGCGCGCTCCGGTCGAGGTCGATCCGCCGGGACAGGTCTCCCTTGGCCACCGCGTCGATCACGTCCGCCGCACCGCTGACCGGTCCGACCAGGGCGTCGATCAGCGCGTTCACCGAGTCGACGCTCTCCGCCCAGGACCCTACGCCTGGCCCCGCGGTGAGGCGCTCACCGAACCGGCCCTCCTTCACCACCTCGCGGCGGACCCGGTGGAGCTCGTTGGCGAGGTGCTCGCGGCGGTCGGCGACCTCGTTGAGCAGCAGACGGATCTCGCTCAGGA
Above is a genomic segment from Streptosporangium album containing:
- a CDS encoding NYN domain-containing protein — translated: MDRCALFVDAGYLLADGAMAVHGTRHREAVSWDYPGLLKLLSNLSKERTGLPLLRCYWYEASVEGRRTAEHDALADIPGLKLRLSRIRPGRREGVDAQVHRDLMTLARNSAVCDAVVVSGDEDLAQVVCDAQDLGIRVTVVHIAADGSWAVSRSLRQECDDLIEIGGGHLRPYVSLTGGAVDTPPSGNGHQPTGNGQVVASPAVSNNGASHVAPQALRVNPAPSQPALPSYPSYNHEPPPAPAPQQQAPAPQQAPAPPPPTPNGPTGPLPATPQYTPGNTGSMPSYQPGQLGVYTGPQAAPVPVQSMSNSSTTTLSDAVKAAHKEGYDFGESVAKDAPALWLEAVLARKPRMPSDLEARLLQGSSLPIDFLLHDEVRHALRRGFWDALERARR
- a CDS encoding haloalkane dehalogenase, which produces MPIQHVLDSTIFYREVGTGVPMVFLHGNPTSSYLWRHILPAVGEPGRRLAPDLIGMGESGKPDIAYTFDDHARYLDAWFDALELDDVVLIGHDWGGALAFDWAARHPARVRGVAFTETIVKPMSWQEFPEGGRSLFEAIKTPGVGEAMILDENAFIEQALPGTVATRLSEEDLETYRRPYPTRDSRRPLLRWPQAMPLGGEPADVVARIEFYDEWLAASTEVPKLLLTFEPGPGTMMGPAIIDWCAASIAGLEIDRHPLTAGHHTPEDQPEVIAASIAAWADKHALRSYGQT
- a CDS encoding pyridoxamine 5'-phosphate oxidase family protein, with product MLSASAEAFLSEPHLATLTTFRPDGSPHVVAVRFTWDGQAGMARVMTVASSRKARNLLAAPGGRAALCQVAGFRWITLEGTATVSDDLRRMAEGVRRYTRRYSSPPPDPPGRVVIEIAVDRVMNLNS
- a CDS encoding SDR family oxidoreductase, which codes for MIVVTGATGNVGRSLVQALATAGERVTAVSRTASQVPQGVTHRQVDLSEPESLKPVLDGADALFLLVAGQDPQGILEVAKAGGVGRVVLLSSQGAGTRPEAYAHPRAFEDALQQASADWTILRPGGFHSNAFAWAQTVRSQRMIATPFGDVALPSIDPSDIAEVAAAVLREDTHAGHTYELTGPAPITPRQRAAVIGEALGAPVRFVEQSRAEARAQMLQFMPEPVVEGTLAILGEPMPAEQEVSPHVEQILGRAPRTFAAWAARNIAAFR
- a CDS encoding sigma-70 family RNA polymerase sigma factor; translation: MGTKTSQGDAELLAEARYGSTEAYGWLYERHAPAARILARCLLRSATEVEEVVAETFSRILALVRHGDGPTEAFRPYLLTMLRRTVHDWTQGEGGQAVAGETEVPFVDPALTGLERSPVVRAFLSLPERWQLVLWHTGVEGARPAAVAPLLGLTTNGVVALAYMAREGWRQAYLRIHLEGLPRRGCLPVLDKMAAYARGGLTREDGQDLDEHMDGCADCHNAFLELVDANQELRVIVGPLIAGPALTGYLAGLDRAATAGTGGLFNWWRQAPQPRRQALVTGAAVGAVVLAAALVLITAQEMPATPAAPTAPSVPSAPTAPAAPAAPSVPSAPSRPSAPTTSTAPARSSRPSAPTVPTVQGASDPGAAPIAAALDPSSQDPPSPYAEPGRPHRPQTVAPILRQRQSPVPAPRLIARIAALGALVRSEAGIVAVRLRNAGDGESGELVADVDLPDGVTVPAAAHRGWAVAEVKPVGTVDGWACRAGTGGARCSRRPLAAGRATAIFLRVLVSPTAAEGAAPSVRVSSAGGGVTARSRTGVRAVGAPARFATDGQVITAAIGNTLLDCGSTDPACQAARAREGDRRDNDLWEMSPLDQDRDASTRSSSAARLTLPRTSKVVWAGLYWSASAPADGLIRFKAPGDQEYRQVKAERVVERELPVGVGYQAFADVTRLMSTLHGTYWAADASLTPGLSRHAGWSLVVIAADPHQPYSHAVVVDTVTVVDRERGPAWIPLDGLTPTAAPARIHLVTWEGDAAERGDQVTLGGHPLRPSGGDRDAGNPFDGSAAGAEGMGMTFGTDVDDFQAALGRDPVLKVSTDQDVLLFGVAAVRVVARL